The proteins below are encoded in one region of Pseudomonadota bacterium:
- a CDS encoding M48 family metalloprotease — protein MMSEVRKAFKLVDEPDVVQYISELGREVLKVAGPQFFDYQFFVIDDKEFNAFAAPSGLIFMHSGLIDHMDNEDELVGVLAHECAHVANRHIADRIDKATKVNIGTVALVLAGIAMGGGPMSEAVIAGGLATGASMNLKFSRANEEEADRMAFTWMTAMGRDPWAMLSMLSKMRRISILKMGKVPPYLLTHPDPAMRMGYVQDLLSSSGIIETDRGRKDFSFHRIRYRILSTIKSPAEIMPRLRQQIRQGKDPSFMAHYGLALGSLEEGNFSSAEKYLQEVIDHYPDKPVLLADLAVIFSRQGNHAKALSLLEEARKADRDDAFTGYHLARTLEQEGKIDRAIELYEELLRRIPAFGRLHYHLSQNYATRGLLGKSHYHTGVLSFLEGNTENAKYHLNEAIKKLPADDPLKVKAREMLGNVEKLEKL, from the coding sequence ATGATGAGTGAGGTCCGCAAAGCGTTCAAGCTCGTCGACGAACCCGACGTCGTTCAATACATCAGTGAACTCGGCCGCGAAGTTCTTAAAGTGGCCGGGCCCCAGTTCTTCGACTATCAGTTCTTCGTCATCGACGACAAGGAATTCAACGCCTTTGCAGCCCCTTCCGGGCTTATATTCATGCATTCCGGCCTCATAGATCACATGGATAACGAGGACGAACTGGTCGGTGTCCTCGCCCATGAATGCGCCCATGTCGCCAATCGGCATATCGCCGACCGGATCGACAAGGCCACCAAAGTCAATATCGGCACCGTGGCTCTTGTCCTGGCAGGAATCGCCATGGGAGGCGGCCCGATGTCGGAGGCGGTTATTGCGGGAGGCCTCGCGACCGGCGCCTCCATGAACCTTAAATTCAGCCGGGCAAATGAGGAAGAAGCCGACCGGATGGCTTTTACCTGGATGACTGCCATGGGAAGAGACCCCTGGGCCATGTTGAGCATGTTAAGCAAAATGCGCCGCATCTCGATTCTGAAAATGGGCAAGGTGCCACCCTACCTGCTTACCCATCCAGATCCGGCCATGAGGATGGGATATGTTCAGGACCTCCTCAGCAGTTCCGGAATAATAGAGACTGACAGGGGCAGAAAGGATTTTTCTTTTCACCGGATCCGCTACCGGATTTTGAGCACCATCAAATCCCCTGCGGAAATCATGCCCCGTCTCAGGCAGCAGATCAGACAGGGAAAAGACCCTTCTTTCATGGCCCATTACGGACTTGCCCTGGGAAGTCTTGAAGAGGGAAATTTCAGCAGCGCCGAGAAATACCTTCAGGAGGTCATCGACCATTATCCGGATAAACCTGTCCTGCTTGCTGACCTGGCGGTGATCTTCTCCCGCCAGGGAAACCATGCCAAAGCCTTGTCATTGCTGGAAGAGGCCCGCAAAGCAGACCGGGACGATGCATTCACCGGATATCATCTCGCCCGGACCCTGGAGCAGGAAGGCAAAATCGACCGGGCCATCGAACTGTACGAAGAGCTCCTGAGGCGCATCCCTGCATTCGGCCGCCTCCACTACCACCTGAGCCAGAATTACGCCACCAGGGGCCTGCTGGGAAAAAGCCATTACCACACCGGTGTTTTAAGCTTCCTTGAGGGGAACACCGAAAATGCGAAATATCATCTGAATGAGGCCATCAAGAAGTTACCCGCCGATGACCCTCTGAAGGTGAAAGCCAGGGAAATGCTCGGAAACGTCGAAAAACTTGAAAAGCTCTGA
- a CDS encoding HDOD domain-containing protein, giving the protein MTDQTGQQPSEQLAEIFSRINMSELPAMSNNVRELISLTHSSRSAANELAKAILKDYSLTNKVLQVVNSAYYSLGQRVTSISRAVTVLGLDAVRDLAMAIALFEDFLKSGVDKDGISKVLTKSFLSALQAKEIVEKKKMKVSSEEAFICSLFHNLGRIILCLYLPDKYYEIEAMVATGVSEKEAARKVLDGVDLDTIGIEVARFWNLSEKVVGSMESDPEVPSTANDERLVLKNIASFSNKVVDRVCCGQDLEPLLARYGQIIRIDKEEAFKMIDRSIEASEDVSDSMRFGLAKLKIRSRLRGMEKGEPPPGPKKQEGGDKKELAEKELPPLPVSNDKSVNDFVREITETLTGDFKLNDFYLNLLEGLYRGIGFDRVILAIVSLKTANKILVGRFGLGDISQSQVAGFTHPLVSDYLMSECLARKKDVTISGDSPGAFPENLRLLVKGRRVCLLPLTINNKPIGMIYMDRLAGRPELTEEQYRSARLLRDLAIMAIQKMMMR; this is encoded by the coding sequence ATGACGGACCAAACCGGGCAGCAGCCATCGGAACAGCTGGCGGAAATTTTCTCAAGAATCAATATGAGCGAATTGCCGGCCATGTCCAATAATGTCCGGGAGCTGATATCCCTCACTCATAGCAGCAGGAGCGCCGCAAACGAGCTTGCCAAGGCTATTCTCAAAGACTACTCGTTGACCAACAAGGTTCTCCAGGTTGTCAATTCTGCCTATTATTCATTGGGCCAGAGGGTTACTTCCATCTCGCGGGCGGTGACTGTCCTGGGTCTTGATGCCGTGCGGGATCTGGCCATGGCCATTGCCCTCTTTGAGGATTTCCTCAAGAGCGGGGTGGACAAGGATGGGATTTCCAAGGTGCTCACCAAATCTTTTCTGAGTGCCCTGCAGGCAAAAGAAATCGTTGAAAAGAAGAAAATGAAGGTCTCCAGTGAAGAGGCCTTCATCTGTTCTCTTTTTCATAATCTGGGTCGTATCATTCTCTGCCTGTATCTTCCTGATAAATATTATGAAATCGAAGCCATGGTCGCCACCGGGGTTTCTGAAAAAGAGGCTGCCCGAAAAGTGCTGGACGGAGTTGATCTTGATACCATCGGCATTGAAGTGGCCAGATTCTGGAATCTTTCCGAGAAGGTCGTCGGATCCATGGAGAGCGACCCGGAAGTTCCAAGTACGGCCAATGATGAACGGCTGGTCCTGAAAAATATCGCTTCGTTCAGCAACAAGGTCGTTGACCGGGTCTGCTGCGGCCAGGATCTTGAGCCGCTCCTTGCCAGATATGGACAAATCATCCGAATAGACAAGGAGGAAGCATTCAAGATGATTGACCGCAGTATTGAAGCCTCTGAAGATGTTTCGGATTCAATGCGCTTCGGGCTTGCGAAACTGAAGATCAGAAGCCGTTTGCGGGGCATGGAAAAGGGAGAGCCGCCTCCCGGTCCGAAAAAGCAGGAGGGGGGCGACAAGAAAGAGCTGGCGGAAAAAGAACTGCCGCCGCTGCCGGTCAGCAATGATAAGTCAGTGAACGATTTTGTCAGGGAGATCACCGAAACCCTGACCGGGGATTTTAAGCTGAACGACTTCTATCTGAACCTGCTGGAAGGGCTTTACCGCGGGATCGGTTTCGACCGGGTGATTCTGGCGATTGTCAGCCTGAAGACTGCGAACAAGATCCTTGTCGGCAGATTCGGGCTCGGTGACATCTCCCAGTCGCAGGTTGCCGGTTTTACCCATCCGCTGGTTTCCGACTACCTGATGTCTGAATGTCTGGCCCGGAAAAAGGATGTCACCATTTCCGGGGACAGTCCGGGCGCTTTTCCTGAAAATCTGAGGCTGCTGGTAAAGGGAAGGAGGGTTTGTCTGTTGCCCTTGACAATCAACAACAAACCCATCGGTATGATTTATATGGACCGATTGGCCGGACGGCCGGAGTTAACCGAAGAACAATATCGATCGGCAAGGCTGCTGCGGGATCTAGCGATCATGGCCATTCAGAAGATGATGATGCGGTAG
- a CDS encoding protein kinase, which yields MKKISRFFTRFITPPERVGETAQPGIFPPSDDSSEPPSVSWKIGDTVLERYLISEKASGAMGHVFICEHLGWGIKMAIKAPRPELLEDSETAGRILKEADAWIRMGMHPNIATCYYVLSFNSIPHLFIEYVNGGSLNQWIQSGRLGDLRNILSLAVQFCHGMEFTHSKGIIHRDIKPQNILITQDSLLKITDFGIVLDLQRSGAAEEPLSKKTQPAISETTEGFRGTPGYASPEQFINTHLVDKRSDIYSFGLCLWMMLCGTKPFARNDIELPIPEPVSGNRNFELSVSLKNILKKCVAYDPEERFEDFSVLRQELTDVYSEFFRVPCPFARLDEIDLRAESLNNHAVSLFELHDIEGAGRYLHKALELNDNLIEAIYNLALYGWRNQKTAPSRLIRSLEAADKRLGSPKILSSLVSELKKWARSRGKGENPQFPEFKLCLPPNSTEVYRENQLFQSVRNTIESHLKNRRFPECAQTLITTWKSRYFIKDRFLSRTYENLLQQGTKGAIAGIQRLNTLPGSDAPVICLACVPGSRTIFFVTRDGSLLTWDLGRKTRKVVREKSSAICCMVLTPNGRHLVTGSANGEITLLPNESTAKEITIAHDSPIMAIAVDDISQNIAAACQNGAIHLYSIENGRPLKTFHQEQGVTSLLFLNDTSSLAAGSSNGTLSFWQPPFQQSTREISGHSAPVLSLSKNPGSRYFLSTGGDALLCTVETVTGRIIRSSELGERHPANTLLLDDNRNAITGGENDIIEVLDLKDGKSTFSLDARGDGICCLARGPRPHIFMAGCRNGKIVLVTLVNELSFP from the coding sequence TTGAAAAAGATTTCCCGTTTTTTCACCCGCTTCATTACACCACCTGAACGGGTTGGCGAAACGGCACAACCAGGAATTTTTCCTCCTTCGGACGACTCTTCCGAACCACCTTCGGTCTCCTGGAAAATCGGCGACACTGTTCTTGAGCGCTACCTGATCAGCGAGAAAGCGTCCGGCGCCATGGGTCACGTCTTCATCTGTGAGCACCTCGGCTGGGGAATCAAAATGGCCATCAAGGCCCCCCGCCCCGAACTCCTTGAAGACAGCGAAACAGCTGGCAGAATCCTCAAGGAAGCCGACGCCTGGATCAGGATGGGAATGCATCCGAACATTGCAACCTGTTATTATGTTCTCTCCTTCAACAGCATTCCCCATCTCTTTATCGAATATGTCAATGGCGGGAGCCTGAATCAGTGGATCCAATCGGGAAGACTCGGCGACCTGCGCAACATCCTCTCCCTGGCCGTCCAGTTCTGTCACGGCATGGAATTCACCCATTCCAAAGGGATCATTCACCGGGACATCAAACCCCAGAACATTCTGATCACCCAGGATTCGCTGCTGAAAATCACCGATTTCGGGATAGTTCTTGATCTTCAACGGTCCGGAGCAGCCGAAGAACCCTTATCCAAAAAAACTCAACCCGCCATTTCCGAAACCACCGAGGGATTCAGGGGGACCCCGGGTTATGCGTCACCGGAACAGTTTATAAATACCCATCTCGTTGACAAAAGGTCTGATATCTACTCTTTCGGCCTCTGCCTGTGGATGATGCTCTGCGGTACCAAACCCTTCGCCAGAAATGATATCGAATTGCCGATCCCTGAACCGGTCTCCGGCAACAGGAATTTTGAATTATCCGTTTCGCTCAAAAATATTCTGAAAAAATGCGTCGCCTATGATCCTGAGGAACGATTCGAGGATTTCTCAGTTCTGCGGCAGGAACTGACCGATGTCTACAGCGAGTTTTTCAGGGTCCCCTGCCCCTTTGCCAGGCTTGACGAAATCGACCTGCGAGCGGAAAGCCTCAACAATCATGCGGTCTCTCTCTTCGAACTGCACGATATCGAAGGCGCCGGCAGATACCTTCACAAAGCTCTGGAGCTGAACGACAATCTGATTGAAGCGATCTACAATCTGGCCCTCTACGGCTGGCGAAACCAGAAAACCGCTCCTTCACGCCTGATCAGATCCCTCGAGGCTGCCGACAAAAGGCTTGGTTCACCGAAAATCCTTTCTTCACTTGTTTCCGAACTCAAGAAATGGGCCAGATCACGGGGCAAAGGCGAAAACCCGCAATTCCCGGAGTTCAAACTATGCCTGCCCCCCAACTCGACCGAGGTCTACCGTGAAAACCAGCTGTTCCAGTCGGTACGCAACACCATTGAGAGCCATCTGAAAAACCGTCGGTTTCCTGAATGCGCACAAACCCTGATCACCACCTGGAAAAGCCGATATTTCATTAAAGACCGGTTCCTTTCCAGAACCTATGAAAACCTTCTGCAACAGGGAACAAAAGGGGCCATTGCCGGGATCCAGCGATTGAACACCCTTCCGGGGTCTGATGCACCGGTGATCTGTCTCGCCTGTGTTCCGGGCAGCAGAACCATTTTCTTTGTCACCCGAGACGGCAGTTTGCTCACCTGGGATCTCGGCCGAAAGACCAGGAAAGTTGTCAGGGAAAAGAGTTCCGCAATCTGTTGTATGGTATTGACCCCCAACGGCAGACATCTCGTCACTGGTTCGGCGAACGGGGAGATCACGCTGCTCCCGAACGAAAGCACGGCAAAGGAGATCACCATCGCCCACGACTCGCCGATCATGGCCATCGCCGTTGACGATATCTCGCAAAACATCGCGGCAGCCTGTCAAAATGGCGCGATTCATCTCTATTCAATTGAAAATGGACGGCCGCTCAAAACCTTCCATCAGGAGCAGGGAGTCACCTCCCTGCTTTTTCTGAACGACACCTCTTCTCTTGCTGCAGGCAGCAGTAATGGTACACTCAGTTTCTGGCAGCCTCCCTTCCAACAGAGCACGCGGGAGATTTCCGGCCACTCGGCCCCGGTCCTGTCACTCAGCAAAAACCCGGGCAGCCGTTATTTTCTTTCGACCGGCGGAGATGCTTTACTCTGTACCGTAGAAACCGTTACCGGCAGAATAATCAGGTCCAGTGAACTGGGCGAACGACACCCGGCTAACACCCTTCTCCTGGATGACAACCGAAACGCGATCACCGGAGGAGAGAACGATATCATCGAGGTTCTTGATCTGAAGGATGGGAAATCCACCTTCAGCCTCGATGCCCGGGGAGACGGGATCTGCTGTCTGGCCAGGGGGCCACGGCCCCATATATTCATGGCGGGCTGCCGGAATGGGAAAATCGTTCTGGTCACGCTTGTCAATGAACTCTCTTTCCCCTGA
- a CDS encoding FHA domain-containing protein, with amino-acid sequence MDEWAILLNNRIVKRFTISEGQSLTIGRGSDADVQVDNTAISRQHSSLELKGGTYYITDHYSLNGTKVNGERIESAVPINMTDVIEVGKFLLKPTAGLNADEVSASSAASMDNNDETIFVSGKSKNISQQVARENEPTLTVIEGKGSPASLSLKGLDSIKVGKDRGCNITISGWFVGGTQFFVSRRKDGFHIIPQVTWAKTRVNGTPITSEQPLNRGDIIMAGKNSMRFE; translated from the coding sequence ATGGATGAATGGGCCATACTGCTCAATAATCGGATCGTCAAACGTTTCACGATCAGCGAAGGCCAGAGCCTGACCATCGGCCGGGGAAGTGACGCGGATGTGCAGGTCGACAACACCGCTATCTCCCGACAGCACTCGTCTCTCGAACTGAAAGGCGGGACCTATTACATCACTGATCACTACAGCCTGAACGGTACCAAAGTGAACGGGGAAAGGATTGAGTCTGCGGTTCCGATCAACATGACCGATGTGATCGAAGTCGGCAAATTCCTACTCAAACCTACCGCCGGTCTCAATGCCGATGAGGTTTCGGCTTCCTCAGCCGCCAGCATGGACAACAACGATGAAACGATTTTTGTCAGCGGGAAATCAAAAAACATTTCCCAGCAGGTCGCCCGGGAAAATGAGCCAACCCTGACCGTTATCGAAGGAAAAGGATCCCCCGCCTCACTCTCGCTCAAGGGCCTCGACAGCATCAAGGTCGGAAAGGACCGGGGCTGCAACATCACTATCTCCGGCTGGTTTGTCGGAGGGACCCAGTTCTTCGTCAGCAGGCGCAAAGACGGCTTCCATATTATCCCTCAAGTCACCTGGGCAAAAACGCGGGTCAACGGCACCCCGATCACCTCCGAACAGCCCCTGAACCGGGGAGACATTATCATGGCCGGCAAGAACTCCATGAGATTTGAGTAG